The nucleotide sequence ACCGTGCAGCGTGCCACCGGGCCGCTGGCGGGAATCCTGCAGGCCCTGATCAGCGGGACGCCGGAGCACCATCCCGGACCCGAGCTCCAGGACCACCTCCGCGATGTGCTGGACCACGTCCTGCGGCTCAATGACCGGATCGCGTCCTTCCGGGCGCTGCTGCAGAACGCGCTCGCGGTCAATGCAGCCCTCGTTGCCCAGCGCCAGAACGACGAGATGCGCCGCCTCACCGAGTCCAGCTTCGCTCAGAGTGAGCAGGTCAAGAGGATCTCCGCCTGGGCGGCGATCCTCTTCGCCCCCACGCTCATCGGCACCATCTATGGGATGAATTTCCGCACTATGCCCGAACTCGACTGGATCTTCGGCTATCCCATGGCGATCGGCCTGATGATTGGCATGGCGCTGATCCTGTACGCCACCTTCAAGCGCAACAACTGGATCTAGGGCGGCGCCGGCCGCTTCAGCCGGCGTTTCAGTCCAAAGGCGCAGGATTAAGCCGGTTTTACCGCAGCAGGCGAAGCTTCATCCAAGCTTCCGTGCAGTTCGGGCCGGGCGCAGGGCCGCGGAAAATACACTGGAATCAGCCTTCCAGTGGATTCACCCGCCGCCCTCAGCTCTCCGAAGGAACCCCAAAATTCGCGCTTCGTCTGTTCTCCGTCCTGCCCTGGCCTCGTTGCTGCTGACGGGCTGCACCGCCGTCTTCACGGGAGTCTCGCCGGGCATTGCCGCCCCAGATGCCCGGGAGGAAACTCCTGCCCGCTACATCGTGCGCTATTCCACCGGGACCGATGTTTCCTCGGCCGTGCGGAGCCTGCGCTCGAAGAACATCGCAGTCGGACGCACCTTCGCCAAAGCCATCCGCGGTGCCGTGGTGACGGCAACGCCGGCGCAGGCGGCGGAACTGAAGCGTTCGGCGGGTGTGTCCGCCGTCGAACCCGATGCCCGGGTGACGGCCAGCGATACCCAGCAGTCCGCAACGTGGGGGCTGGACCGCATTGACCAGCGGTCGCTGCCACTGTCCGGGACCTACACCTCGGCGTCCTCCGGCGCCGGCGTGAGCGCCTACGTGATTGACTCCGGCGTGCTGTCTGCGCACGCGGAGTTTGGCGGCCGCGCTGCCTCCGGATGGACCGCAATTTCCGACGGGCTGGGCACCGGCGACTGCAACGGCCACGGCACCCACGTTGCCGGCACCATCGCGGGAAAGACCTACGGCGTGGCCAAGGCGGCCACCGTCATCCCCGTCCGCGTGCTGGACTGCAGCGGCTCGGGCTACAACTCCGGTGTGATTGCCGGGCTGGAGTGGGTCGCCTCCCACCACCAGGCCGGAACCCCGGCCGTGGCCAACCTGAGCCTCGGCAGCACCGCCAGCGCCATGGTGGACGCCGCGGTGCAGGGCATCATCAACGACGGCGTCACCGCAGTGGTTGCCGCCGGCAACTCGGCCACCGATGCCTGCAACAGTTCCCCGGCCCGCCTTGCCGGCGCGCTGACCGTTGCCGCCAGCGACTCCACGGACAAACAGGCCACGTTCTCCAACTACGGAAGCTGCGTCGACCTGTACGCTCCGGGTGTCAGTATCAGGTCCGCCTCCCCGGCCGCGACCACCGCGACAGCCCTGATGAGCGGCACCTCGATGGCCTCTCCGCATGTGGCGGGCGCGGCAGCCGTGATGCTGTCCCGCTCGCCGGGGCTGCCGCCGGCGGACGTGGCGTCGACGCTGCTGTCCGCCGCCACCGCCGGCAAGGTTTCCGCCGCCACCGCGGGAACGCCCAACCGCCTGCTGTACGCCGACCCTGCCGCGGCGGCCCTTGCCGCGCCGGCCGTGACGGCACTCAGCCCGGCGGCGAATGCCTCCGGCGCCGCCGTTGCAGCCAACGTCACCGCCACCTTCGGCACCACCGTCCAGGGCGTGGACGACTCCACCTTTGTCCTTCGGAACGCCGC is from Arthrobacter sp. QXT-31 and encodes:
- a CDS encoding Ig-like domain-containing protein, translating into MLLTGCTAVFTGVSPGIAAPDAREETPARYIVRYSTGTDVSSAVRSLRSKNIAVGRTFAKAIRGAVVTATPAQAAELKRSAGVSAVEPDARVTASDTQQSATWGLDRIDQRSLPLSGTYTSASSGAGVSAYVIDSGVLSAHAEFGGRAASGWTAISDGLGTGDCNGHGTHVAGTIAGKTYGVAKAATVIPVRVLDCSGSGYNSGVIAGLEWVASHHQAGTPAVANLSLGSTASAMVDAAVQGIINDGVTAVVAAGNSATDACNSSPARLAGALTVAASDSTDKQATFSNYGSCVDLYAPGVSIRSASPAATTATALMSGTSMASPHVAGAAAVMLSRSPGLPPADVASTLLSAATAGKVSAATAGTPNRLLYADPAAAALAAPAVTALSPAANASGAAVAANVTATFGTTVQGVDDSTFVLRNAAGTTVPAVVSYDAATRKATLNPEGLLAASQKYTATLTGGASAIRDAAGTPFVTGSWSFTTAAAPTVSARTPGANATAVSAGSNVTATFSTAVQGINGSSFVLRGPGGTLVPAAVTYSATTRTATLDPAANLANDAKYTVTLTGGAAAIRDTAGTPLATASWTFTTGPAPAITAMTPRPGATLVRRANNIAVTFSEAIQGAGTATVRLKNTATGASVTATVSRYGTTNQWILNPSANLAARTSYTVSVTGGATAVRDLAGNPLKSASWTFTTGSL